One genomic window of Nicotiana sylvestris chromosome 10, ASM39365v2, whole genome shotgun sequence includes the following:
- the LOC138879438 gene encoding uncharacterized protein translates to MVPVMPDDEQRRVERFSRLAPPTFSSAQGEDAQGFLDKCRHMLRTAGILEASGVSFTTFQFLGAAFTWWEAYERRRPVGSAPLSWHEFSTLFLEKWVPRSQREEMRRQFEYLHQGDMTVSQYEVRFSELARYAPWMVPTDRERIRRFVDGLNYPIRIMMARERILSHIFEDAIDVARDIETDRRLEREEREAKRPRGSSSHSGAPSMGQFQQSRGRSYRPHQSARPKYHGPSSGRGHQGFQQGQSSLSALLAQSSSRAPSVQGSSAPSAPASHSGARGSFQSHPPASRGCYECGELGHVWKQCPRRTASSSQQRGQSSSSAPTTSAPTQSARGEGQAARGLPRGGGRAGGGPARFYAIPDRVDALASDAVITRYYHRFVEGFSFIVALMTRLTQKGSGSYIVYCNASRIGLDAVLMQDHGVITYVSRKLKVHEKNDHVHDLELTSIVHVLKIWRHYLYVSLVRSTLITGVCSICSSRKISPCANVVADALSHKAESLGSLAYLPGAQRPLALDVEALANQFVRLDISKPSRFLASVVSQCSLYDFIRERHYDYPYLLVLKDTVQHGDAKEVTIGDDGALRMQRRLCVPNVDGLCELIL, encoded by the exons ATGGTCCCAGTTATGCcagacgatgagcagcgtcgtgTTGAGAGATTCAGCAGACTTGCACCTCCTACTTTCAGTAGTGctcagggcgaggatgcccagggttttcttgacaagtgtagACATATGTTGAGGACAGCAGGGATCTTGGAGGCTAGCGGTGTAtcctttactacttttcagttcttAGGTGcagctttcacttggtgggaggcatatgagcggCGTAGGCCGGTAGGTTCAGCGCCCTTGTCCTGGCacgagttctccactctctttctggagaagtgggTACCGCGATCTCAGAGAGAGGAgatgcgcaggcagtttgagtatcttcatcagggagatatgactgtatCTCAGTATGAGGTGAGGTTCTCGGAGCTGGCTCGTTATGCTCCATGGATGGTCCCGACTGATCGggaaaggattaggaggttcgtggATGGGCTTAATTATCCCATTCGTATTATGATGGCTCGAGAAAGGATTCTGAGCCATATTTTTGAGGATGCAATAGATGTTGCTCGCGACATTGAGACGGATCGCCGTCTAGAGAGAGAGGAgcgggaggctaagaggcctcgtggatcaTCTAGTCACAGTGGCGCTCCATCTATGGGCCAGTTTCAGCAGAGTAGAGGTCGTTCTTACAGGCCTCATCAGTCAGCTCGTCCAAAGTACCACGGGCCATCTTCAGGTCGTGGTCATCAGGGatttcagcagggccagtcatcactcagtgcccttctagctcagagttcttCACGTGCCCCgtcagttcagggttcttctgCACCGAGTGCAccagctagtcactccggtgcgagagGTTCTTTTCAGTCCCATCCTCCAGCATCAaggggttgttatgagtgcggagagttaGGACATGTGTGGaagcagtgtcctcgtcgtaccGCCAGTTCATcacagcagaggggtcagtcctCATCTTCTGCACCAACTACGTCAGCACccacccagtcagctaggggtgagggtcaggcagctagaggcctccccagagggggaggtcgagcGGGCGGTGGTCCGGCTCGATTTTATGCTATTCCAGACCGGGTAGATGCTCTTGCATCAGATGCTGTTATCACAa ggtattaccatcgatttgttgagggattctcaTTTATTGTAGCActtatgaccaggctgacccagaaag gttcagggtcttatattGTTTATTGTAATGCGTCGCGGATTGGTCTTgacgcggtgttgatgcaggaccatGGGGTGATTACCTACGTGTCTAGAAAACTGAAGGTTCATGAAAAGAATGATCATGTCCACGATCTGGAGTTAACATCTATTGTTCATgtcttgaagatttggaggcactatctgtatgtgtcccttgtgagatctacactgatcaccggagtttgcagcatctgttcaagcagaaagatctcaCCTTGT gccaatgtggtggccgatgccttgagtcacaaggcggagagtttggggagcttaGCATATTTACCTGGAGCACAGAGGCCATTAGCGCTGGATGTtgaggccttagccaaccagtttgttagattggatatttctaagcCGAGTCGATTTTTGGCTTCTGTGGTATCCCAGTGTTCTCTTTATGATTTTATTAGGGAGCGTCACTATGATTACCCCTATCTACTTGTCCTTAAAGACAcggttcaacacggtgatgctaaggaggtcactattggggatgatggtgcattgaggatgcagcGCAGGCTATGCGTGCCCAATGTAGACGGATTGTGTGAGTTGATTCTTTAG